The nucleotide sequence GTTTTGTTGAGAAACCAGATGCCCACCAAGTATCTTTGGGGAATATTTGGCGGTGAGGTAATCATTATTTTGACCGGAATCATTGATGATATCTTCGAGTTAAAGCCAAGGCAAAAGGTTTTGGGGATATCTATTGCTGCATTGTGGGTTTACTTCTTTGCGGGAATCAGAATGACGACCATCACACTACCATTCTTCACAATTCATTTAGGGTGGTTATCACTTCCAATTACTTGGTTGTGGATTTTGGCAATTACGAACGCCGTTAATTTGATTGATGGCTTGGATGGTCTAGCCACGGGGGTTGGAATCATCGGTCTTACCACGATGGGGATTACGGGAATGTTCTTTTTAAATATCGGGAACATATTTGTATCCATCATGATTTTCACTTTGGTAGCGGCTTGTTTAGGGTTCTTACCCTACAACTTTTTCCCTGCCAGAATCTATCTTGGCGATACTGGGGCACTGTTTATCGGGTTCATGATCTCGGTGTTTTCACTCTTTGGATTGAAAAATGCGACATTTATCACTGTGCTGATTCCAGTTATGATTCTTGGTGTTCCAATCACAGATACAGTATTTGCAATCTTTAGAAGAATGCTGAATCGCGAGCCGATTTCACATGCTGATAAGCGTCATTTGCATCATAGATTGATGCAAATTGGACTAACACACCGCCAAACTGTATTAGTAATTTACGGTATTGCGTTGATTTTCTCATTTATTTCATTGTTATACCCAATCTCAACTCTATGGGGTTCAGTCTTACTGACGGTGGCCTCA is from Lentilactobacillus curieae and encodes:
- a CDS encoding glycosyltransferase family 4 protein; the encoded protein is MRLEIIVSLLGTMIISAVLTPFIRQLAFKVGAVDKPNARRVNKIPMPTIGGFAIFLAYTFSTMVLLRNQMPTKYLWGIFGGEVIIILTGIIDDIFELKPRQKVLGISIAALWVYFFAGIRMTTITLPFFTIHLGWLSLPITWLWILAITNAVNLIDGLDGLATGVGIIGLTTMGITGMFFLNIGNIFVSIMIFTLVAACLGFLPYNFFPARIYLGDTGALFIGFMISVFSLFGLKNATFITVLIPVMILGVPITDTVFAIFRRMLNREPISHADKRHLHHRLMQIGLTHRQTVLVIYGIALIFSFISLLYPISTLWGSVLLTVASLVGLELFVETIGLVGESRQPLLNGIKKIVKNTTSKSNH